TTATTATGCTAATTTTTTAGCAATTTGTAGGAAAAAATGGAATTTATGGTATAATTTGTTATTAAAGGAAAAATTATGCCAAAATATATTTTTGTCAGCGGTGGAGTTTTATCCGGGATTGGCAAAGGTGTTTCAGTTGCTTCAGTTGCTAATTTATTAAAAAATTGCGGCTATTCGGTTTATATTTTGAAACTGGATCCATATTTAAATGTTGATCCAGGAGTTTTATCACCTTATGAACATGGTGAAGTTTTTGTAACCGCCGATGGTGGTGAAACTGACTTAGATTTAGGTCATTACGAGCGATTTGTTGGTCAAAATTTTTCAAAAGATTCAAATCACACAAGTGGTAAAATTTTACTTTCAATTATTAAAAAAGAAAGAAAAGGTTTTTATCAAGGAAAAACTGTCCAAATAATTCCACATGTAATTGATGAAATTATCTCACGAATCAAAAGTGTTGGTAATAAATACCAAACTGATTTTATTTTAGTCGAAATTGGTGGGACTGTTGGTGATATGGAATCAAATCCGTTTTTCTTTGCAGCCTCACAAATGGCCGCTGAGTCAAATTTTAAAAATGTGTTTTTTATTCACACAACTTACATTCCTTTTTTAAATGCTTCTAATGAATTTAAAACTAAACCGGCTCAGTTTTCTATATCCGAATTAAATTCACGCGGAATTCGGGCAAATTCCATTTTTTTACGTCTTGAACATGATCAAATCGATGATCATGTTGCAAAAAAAGTTGCAAAAAGTGCATTTTTGCCATTAGAAAATGTTATTGTAATTCCGAATCTTAAAAATATTTACCAACTTCCGTTGTTATTAGAAAAAAGCAACCTATTAAATGCTATTTTTTCCCATTTTGAATTAGAACATAGGCAACCTAAATTAGACAAATGGCGAGATTTTACTAATTTATTATTAAAAAAATGAGATAAAACAATAAAAATAGGTGCACTTGGAAAATACACACAATTTTTAGATGCTTATAAGTCAATTTTAGAAGCACTAAAAATAACAGCCGCCTACCAAAAGATAAATTTAGAATTAGAATTTATTAATACCGCTGATCTAAATTTTTCAACTAGTCAATTAAAAAATTTTGATGGTATAATAATTTTGCCAGGTTTTGGTTTTCGTGGATTTGAAAATAAAGTAGAATCTGCTATTTTTACATATCAAAATAATATTCCAACAATTGGAATTTGCCTTGGAATGCAAGCAATGACAGTTGCAATCGCGCGACTAAATGGGATTAAAAACGCACATTCAGCTGAATTTTTAGCAGAAAAACCTAATCAAACAAGCGTTCTTGATTACAACAAAATTGATGGATCTAAACTTCAAATTGGTGGAACTCTTAGACTTGGTGAGTATAAGGTTGTTTTTGCGCAAAATTCCAAAATTGCCCAGATTTATGGAGCTTCTTTTGCATACGAAAGACACCGTCATCGATTTGAAGTGGTTCAAAAATATGTTGACCAACTTGAGAATTCTGACTTTAGTTTTACTGGTCGAGATTCAGTTTCTAATTTAATTGAAGTTTGTGAGTCTAAATCTCATATTTTTTACATTGGTGTCCAATATCATCCTGAATTTGTAACAAGACCGCTAGAATCTCACCCACTTTTTAATAGCTTTTTTGAAACAATTATTAAAAATAAGTACTAAATTATTATTTTCCTGAGTCACTAGTTTGATGGCAAAAATTCACTTTTCAGTGAATATAAAAATGGAAAATACCCGTAAATCAGTGTTTTTTGAATGTAAAACCTTAATTTATATTAATGTCATTTACTAGCATTTTAAGTAATTTTATGGTATAATTATACATTATGAAAAAACAAAATTTGTTTTTATTTAATGTTTGAGGATCTTCAAAAGATAAACCATATAAATATGTTGGCTGAACACAAGGTTATGGCAAAGGTGCAAAACGTTGATTTAGTTTAGGAAATGAGCGGAATTTGGAAAAAATTAATCCAAATGCTGTTCAAATTATCAAAGAAAAATTGAAATTGTTTTCAAATTTAGATGACAAGGAAAAAGTCAAGACTGCTTTACTTGATTCTATTAAAAATTCCACTATAATCGAAGGTTCAGTTCCTGTTGGTGCGGAATTAATTGAAAAATTTATTGAAAAGCACA
This sequence is a window from Mesomycoplasma ovipneumoniae. Protein-coding genes within it:
- a CDS encoding CTP synthase is translated as MPKYIFVSGGVLSGIGKGVSVASVANLLKNCGYSVYILKLDPYLNVDPGVLSPYEHGEVFVTADGGETDLDLGHYERFVGQNFSKDSNHTSGKILLSIIKKERKGFYQGKTVQIIPHVIDEIISRIKSVGNKYQTDFILVEIGGTVGDMESNPFFFAASQMAAESNFKNVFFIHTTYIPFLNASNEFKTKPAQFSISELNSRGIRANSIFLRLEHDQIDDHVAKKVAKSAFLPLENVIVIPNLKNIYQLPLLLEKSNLLNAIFSHFELEHRQPKLDKWRDFTNLLLKKWDKTIKIGALGKYTQFLDAYKSILEALKITAAYQKINLELEFINTADLNFSTSQLKNFDGIIILPGFGFRGFENKVESAIFTYQNNIPTIGICLGMQAMTVAIARLNGIKNAHSAEFLAEKPNQTSVLDYNKIDGSKLQIGGTLRLGEYKVVFAQNSKIAQIYGASFAYERHRHRFEVVQKYVDQLENSDFSFTGRDSVSNLIEVCESKSHIFYIGVQYHPEFVTRPLESHPLFNSFFETIIKNKY